In the Gorilla gorilla gorilla isolate KB3781 chromosome 10, NHGRI_mGorGor1-v2.1_pri, whole genome shotgun sequence genome, one interval contains:
- the LOC109029066 gene encoding acidic leucine-rich nuclear phosphoprotein 32 family member E-like, whose translation MEMKKKINLELRNRSPEEVTELVLDNCLCVNGEIEGLNDTFKELEFLSMANVELSSLARLPSLNKLRKLELSDNIISGGLEVLAEKCPNLTYLNLSGSKIKDLSTVEALQNLKNLKSLDLFNCEITNLEDYRESIFELLQQITYLDGFDQEDNEAPDSEEEDDEDGDEDDEEEEENEAGPPEGYEEEEEEEEEEDEDEDEDEDEAGSELGEGEEEVGLSCLMKEDIQDEEDDDDYVEEGEEGEEEEEGGLRGEKRKRDAEDDGEEEND comes from the coding sequence ATGGAGATGAAGAAGAAGATTAACCTGGAGTTAAGGAACAGATCTCCGGAGGAGGTGACAGAGTTAGTCCTTGATAATTGCCTGTGTGTCAATGGGGAAATTGAAGGCCTGAATGATACTTTCAAAGAACTAGAATTTCTGAGTATGGCTAATGTGGAACTAAGTTCGCTGGCCCGGCTTCCCAGCTTAAATAAACTTCGAAAATTGGAGCTTAGTGATAATATAATttctggaggcttggaagtccTGGCAGAGAAATGTCCAAATCTTACCTACCTCAATCTGAGTGGAAGCAAAATAAAAGACCTCAGTACAGTAGAAGCTCtgcaaaatcttaaaaatttgaaaagtcTTGACCTGTTTAACTGTGAGATCACAAACCTGGAAGATTATAGGGAAAGTATTTTTGAACTGCTGCAGCAAATCACATACTTAGATGGATTTGATCAGGAGGATAATGAAGCGCCAGACTCTGAAGAGGAGGATGATGAGGATGGAGATGAAGAtgatgaagaggaagaggaaaatgaagCTGGTCCACCAGAAGGatatgaggaagaggaggaggaagaggaagaggaggatgaggatgaggatgaagatgaagatgaagcAGGTTCAGAgttgggagagggagaagaggaagtgGGCCTCTCATGCTTAATGAAAGAAGACATTCAGgatgaagaagatgatgatgactatgttgaagaaggggaagaaggggaagaagaggaagaaggaggtctTCGAGGGGAGAAGAGGAAACGAGATGCTGAAGACgatggagaggaagaaaatgactAG